From the Aquitalea magnusonii genome, one window contains:
- a CDS encoding YkgJ family cysteine cluster protein — protein sequence MKKFKTTTNGLPDIPQELIENAKKLDIFLQNSPNNPLNKLKSIYSYLDEYNQFVRTFTKCSSGCSHCCKHDVSITQLEARFIEENYTQLSLVIPKSSSYGNKGSCPFLSNTGTCKIYSHRPLNCRTLHTIDSPKLCATNKSHKLYGAVGGRAGILKYIEMAVKSLNEIDKGTSGDIRDFFPGTPIINPIENTASKIKIFWKKIFS from the coding sequence ATGAAAAAATTTAAAACCACTACAAATGGCTTACCAGACATACCGCAAGAATTGATAGAAAATGCCAAAAAATTGGATATATTTCTACAAAACTCTCCAAACAATCCCTTGAATAAGTTAAAGTCTATTTACTCCTACCTAGATGAATACAACCAATTCGTGAGGACATTTACCAAGTGCAGTTCCGGTTGTAGTCATTGCTGCAAACATGATGTTTCCATTACGCAATTGGAAGCTCGCTTCATCGAAGAAAATTATACGCAACTTTCTCTAGTAATACCAAAGAGTTCCAGCTATGGAAATAAGGGTTCCTGTCCATTCTTATCAAACACGGGCACATGTAAAATTTACAGCCACCGCCCTCTAAATTGCAGGACATTACATACAATTGACTCACCCAAACTATGCGCGACAAACAAGAGCCATAAACTATATGGAGCCGTAGGAGGACGTGCAGGGATACTAAAATACATCGAAATGGCCGTTAAATCCTTAAATGAAATTGATAAAGGCACCAGCGGTGACATTAGAGACTTTTTCCCTGGAACTCCGATTATAAATCCCATTGAAAATACCGCTTCAAAAATTAAAATTTTTTGGAAGAAGATTTTCTCTTAG
- a CDS encoding phage virion morphogenesis protein, which produces MISLDVKINSVEQTLRRLQQATSHTAPLMRNIAGIMADAVEQNFAEEGRPAWQGLKPGSWLSRTGALTKRGQVSAARFERQVRGGKILQDSGRLASSITPASDANSAQVGTNVKYAAIHQFGGQTSAHTIRPRNKKALAWATGRHPVKQVNHPGSKIPARPFLQLTAWDEGEIEREVENYLRGVVGQ; this is translated from the coding sequence ATGATTTCTCTCGATGTAAAGATAAATTCTGTAGAACAGACACTGCGCCGCCTGCAACAGGCCACCAGCCACACCGCCCCGCTGATGCGCAATATCGCCGGCATCATGGCCGATGCGGTGGAACAGAACTTTGCCGAAGAAGGCCGCCCGGCCTGGCAGGGGCTGAAACCCGGCTCCTGGCTGTCCCGCACAGGGGCACTAACCAAACGCGGCCAGGTTTCCGCCGCCCGGTTTGAGCGCCAGGTACGCGGTGGCAAGATTCTGCAAGACAGCGGCCGCCTGGCCAGCAGCATCACCCCGGCCAGCGATGCCAACAGCGCCCAGGTCGGTACCAATGTGAAATACGCCGCCATCCACCAGTTCGGCGGCCAGACCAGCGCCCACACCATACGCCCGCGTAACAAGAAAGCCCTGGCCTGGGCTACGGGCCGTCATCCGGTCAAACAGGTGAACCACCCCGGCAGCAAGATCCCGGCACGGCCCTTCCTGCAACTGACGGCCTGGGATGAAGGCGAGATAGAACGGGAGGTGGAAAACTACCTGCGCGGTGTGGTCGGGCAGTAA
- a CDS encoding phage minor head protein, with amino-acid sequence MATADLSFAIGLPPEQAIRYFEAKGYTIGFDWQEVWGEAHARAFTVAGVTKLDILADIKQALVEVLKNGQTLADFQNSLQPLLEAKGWWGKGRIVDPDSGEIIGKRLNPRRLDTIFRTNLQSAYMAGRYRAQLDNAEARPWWEYVAVMDNRTRPMHRQLHGRVFRFDDPFWRSFYPPNGWRCRCRVRTRSSADLERLGLQADDSNGQLATVDQPIDRQGNTRPAPAWTNPLTGQRFMADAGFGWSPGRAAWQPELDNYPADIARHYVQGSLSGPDYARSYSQLEQAVSQSLKDGKDSSVLRQALGSGQRWPVGVLQPADMARLGTDSQTVWLSDDTLIKQLAHRQGQAVALQDYWRVQQVLEQPELIIGGRDYHLQFVREKDRWWTAVVKVTRDGKENWLQTFYPMNDREVARLRRSGKIVWEK; translated from the coding sequence ATGGCGACAGCTGACTTAAGCTTTGCCATCGGCCTGCCGCCGGAGCAAGCCATCCGCTACTTCGAGGCCAAGGGCTACACCATCGGCTTTGACTGGCAGGAGGTGTGGGGCGAAGCCCACGCCCGCGCCTTTACCGTGGCGGGCGTCACCAAACTCGACATCCTGGCCGACATCAAGCAGGCACTTGTCGAAGTATTAAAAAATGGCCAAACCCTGGCCGACTTCCAGAACAGCCTGCAACCACTACTGGAGGCCAAGGGCTGGTGGGGCAAGGGCCGCATCGTGGACCCGGACAGCGGCGAAATCATCGGCAAGCGGCTGAACCCGCGCCGGCTGGACACCATCTTCCGCACCAATCTGCAATCCGCCTATATGGCCGGGCGCTACCGGGCGCAGCTGGACAATGCCGAGGCGCGGCCGTGGTGGGAGTATGTGGCGGTGATGGACAACCGCACTCGCCCCATGCACCGCCAGCTGCATGGCCGTGTGTTCCGTTTTGACGACCCGTTCTGGCGCAGCTTCTACCCGCCCAATGGCTGGCGCTGCCGCTGCCGGGTACGCACCCGCAGCAGCGCCGACCTGGAGCGCCTGGGCCTGCAGGCCGATGACAGCAACGGCCAACTGGCAACCGTGGACCAGCCCATCGACCGCCAGGGCAACACCCGCCCGGCCCCTGCCTGGACCAACCCGCTTACCGGCCAGCGCTTCATGGCCGATGCCGGTTTTGGCTGGAGCCCCGGCCGCGCCGCCTGGCAACCGGAGCTGGACAATTACCCGGCTGACATCGCCCGCCACTACGTGCAAGGCAGCCTCAGCGGGCCGGACTACGCCCGCAGCTATAGCCAGCTGGAACAGGCCGTCAGTCAGTCATTAAAGGATGGCAAAGACAGCAGCGTACTGCGCCAGGCACTGGGCAGCGGCCAACGCTGGCCGGTGGGCGTGCTGCAGCCGGCCGACATGGCCCGACTGGGCACGGACAGCCAGACGGTCTGGCTGTCTGACGACACGCTGATCAAGCAGCTGGCCCACCGCCAGGGACAGGCAGTGGCACTGCAAGACTACTGGCGGGTGCAACAGGTGCTGGAACAGCCGGAATTGATTATTGGTGGCCGCGACTATCACTTGCAGTTTGTCAGGGAAAAAGACCGCTGGTGGACCGCTGTCGTGAAGGTCACACGCGATGGCAAAGAGAATTGGCTACAGACGTTTTACCCGATGAACGACCGGGAAGTGGCCCGGCTCAGGCGTAGCGGCAAGATAGTGTGGGAGAAGTAA
- a CDS encoding DUF935 domain-containing protein, whose amino-acid sequence MPRLLDQYGQPLQREVLAEPQTARIGWVTREFAEHPSRGLTPARLHRVLEEAEQGVLSAQADLFTDMEEKDGHIFAEMSKRKRVLLTLDWSIVPPPQASAAEKTLAGRLQEWLDNMPDLDDVLLDCLDGIGHGFAALEIHWQQLGREWLPEKLSHRPQRWFQTLPENGNALRLRDGSTEGAELWPFGWVLHQHRAKSGYLTRAGLHRILCWPYLFKNYAVRDLAEFLEIYGLPLRVGKYPSGATDAEKATLLQAVAGIGHNAAGIIPEGMLIEFQEAAKGSHDPFQAMMDWCERTQSKAILGGTLTSQADGKTSTNALGQIHNEVRHDLTVSDARQLEGTLSRDLLYPLAVLNSGQIDPRRLPRLVFDTRAVEDMASYADSLPKLVGLGLKVPVSWVRDKLAIPAPAEGEEVLSAPRPELALPPALRPTAKPDKAALHYRAVLRNSDGETVYPDQQAIDDISLPQLDSAVQQLLAPLISRIQSGENPDILLASLATAWPELDDSQLQQLLAQAIFVADVWGRLHGDS is encoded by the coding sequence ATGCCCCGTCTGCTGGATCAATACGGCCAGCCCCTCCAGCGCGAAGTGCTGGCCGAACCACAAACTGCCCGCATCGGCTGGGTGACGCGGGAGTTTGCCGAGCATCCCTCACGTGGCCTCACCCCGGCGCGGCTGCACCGCGTTCTTGAGGAAGCCGAACAGGGCGTGCTCAGCGCCCAGGCCGATTTGTTTACCGATATGGAAGAAAAGGACGGCCACATCTTTGCCGAGATGAGCAAGCGCAAGCGCGTGCTGCTGACGCTGGACTGGTCCATCGTGCCGCCGCCACAGGCCAGTGCCGCCGAGAAGACGCTGGCCGGCCGCCTGCAGGAATGGCTGGACAATATGCCCGACCTGGACGACGTGCTGCTGGACTGCCTGGACGGCATCGGCCACGGCTTTGCCGCGCTGGAAATCCACTGGCAGCAGTTGGGGCGGGAGTGGCTGCCGGAGAAGCTCAGCCATCGGCCACAGCGCTGGTTCCAGACCCTGCCAGAAAACGGTAACGCACTGCGCCTGCGCGATGGCAGCACCGAAGGGGCTGAGCTGTGGCCGTTCGGCTGGGTGCTGCACCAGCACCGCGCCAAATCAGGCTACCTCACCCGCGCCGGGCTGCACCGCATTTTGTGCTGGCCTTATCTGTTCAAGAACTACGCCGTGCGCGATCTGGCCGAGTTTCTGGAAATCTACGGCCTGCCGCTGCGGGTGGGCAAATACCCCAGCGGGGCCACCGATGCTGAAAAAGCCACCCTGCTGCAGGCGGTGGCCGGCATTGGTCACAACGCGGCCGGCATCATCCCGGAGGGCATGCTGATCGAGTTCCAGGAAGCGGCCAAGGGCAGTCACGACCCCTTCCAGGCGATGATGGACTGGTGCGAACGCACCCAGAGCAAGGCCATCCTCGGCGGCACCCTCACCAGCCAGGCCGATGGCAAGACCAGCACCAACGCGCTGGGGCAGATTCACAACGAAGTGCGCCACGACCTCACCGTCAGCGACGCCCGTCAGCTGGAAGGCACGCTCAGCCGCGATCTGCTCTACCCGCTGGCGGTGCTCAACAGCGGCCAGATCGACCCGCGCCGCCTGCCGCGCCTGGTGTTCGACACCCGCGCCGTGGAGGACATGGCCAGCTATGCCGACAGCCTGCCCAAGCTGGTGGGACTGGGCCTGAAAGTGCCGGTCAGCTGGGTGCGCGACAAACTGGCCATCCCGGCCCCGGCCGAGGGTGAAGAAGTGCTCAGCGCGCCCCGGCCAGAGCTGGCCTTGCCACCGGCACTGCGGCCAACAGCCAAACCCGACAAGGCCGCGCTGCACTACCGCGCCGTGCTGCGTAATAGCGACGGCGAAACGGTTTACCCGGACCAGCAGGCCATCGACGACATCAGCCTGCCGCAGCTGGACAGCGCCGTGCAGCAGCTGCTGGCCCCGCTGATTTCCCGCATTCAGTCCGGCGAGAATCCGGACATCCTGTTGGCCAGCCTGGCCACGGCCTGGCCAGAGCTGGACGACAGCCAGCTGCAACAACTGCTGGCCCAGGCCATCTTTGTGGCCGATGTGTGGGGCCGCCTGCATGGCGACAGCTGA